GTTCAGCTTCACGGCGTCGAACGCCGCCGCCAGCGCGCGCGCGATGTCCGTCACCTCTTCGATGAGCTGGGCGCGCTCATCGCGACTGAGGTCGAACAGCTCCGTCGCGTGCCGCTTGAGCACCAGCACCGTCCAGCCGACAAAGAACTGATCGTCGTGCAGGTAGACCACCGACAGACCCAGGTCGGCGATCCGATGGTCCTCACGGGGCCACGCTCCCGTGCACGCCGGACAGTCGGCCTTCACGCGCGCGCGGCCAGGAAGCGTCCCAGCCGACACAGTCCCTCCTGGATGCGCGGGAGCGAGGCGGCATAGGAAAAGCGCAGGTAGCCCTCGGCGTTGGCGCCGAACGCCGCCCCCGGCGTGACGGCGACGTGACACCCCTCGAGGATCTCGAAGGCGAAGCGCGTGGAGTCGCTGGTGTACCGGCGCGCGTTGGCCAGAACATAGAAGGCGCCGGTGGGCTCGAAGCCCAC
The sequence above is a segment of the Candidatus Methylomirabilota bacterium genome. Coding sequences within it:
- a CDS encoding HIT family protein; protein product: MSAGTLPGRARVKADCPACTGAWPREDHRIADLGLSVVYLHDDQFFVGWTVLVLKRHATELFDLSRDERAQLIEEVTDIARALAAAFDAVKLNYELLGNQVPHIHWHLIPRLAGDPAPGGPAWRVDHEPRRLTAAALGERITLIRSRLAR